Proteins encoded by one window of Porphyrobacter sp. YT40:
- a CDS encoding heavy metal translocating P-type ATPase: MSDGHNAIEGTATDPVCGMSVKMDGARFIDRHEGGDHYFCSSRCLDKFRADPEMYLSKAHLDAVEDVPEGTIYTCPMHPEIRQPGPGSCPICGMALEPETVTLNEGPDPELVDMRRRFWWSALFTLPLFAYAMGDMIPSRPFDQVIEPAFAQWLQLLLATPVVLWGGWPFFTRALQSVRTMNLNMFTLIGFGVAIAYLFSLVATLAPDIFPEAFRDHAGRVGVYYEAAAVITTLVLLGQVLELKARGSTSSALRALLELAPPTAMKIFGRGDEREVPLDELTSGDLLRVRPGDKVPVDGTLEDGSSAIDESMISGEPIPVKKSAGDPVIGGTVNQTGSFTMRATQVGADTMLSKIVQMVAEAQRSRAPIQRLADQVTGWFVPIVVLVAIVSFVVWAIWGPAPALAYALVNAVAVLIIACPCALGLATPMSIMTGTGKGAQHGILIKNAEALETLEKIDTLVVDKTGTLTWGKPDLVDVKPQPNFDEQELLSLVAAVERGSEHPLAHAIVEGAQNRGAAILDASDIESVTGEGIQANVDKRLVAIGNEKMMERIGALEEGWRSTADEGRSLGQTVMFVAVDGAPAGLIAVADPIKETSRTAIAALHERGIKIVMLTGDSEATARAVASQVGIDEVEANVSPEDKHRKIEQLKSEGRRVAMAGDGINDAPALAASHVGIAMGTGTDVAIESAGVTLVRGDLVGVVQALVLSRATMRNIRQNLFFAFAYNALGIPVAAGVLYPWTGLLLNPMIAAAAMSLSSVSVIGNALRLRGLALPKFDT; the protein is encoded by the coding sequence ATGAGCGATGGGCACAATGCAATCGAGGGTACGGCGACCGACCCCGTTTGCGGAATGAGCGTGAAGATGGACGGCGCCCGCTTCATCGATCGACACGAGGGTGGCGACCATTACTTCTGCTCCTCGCGCTGCCTCGACAAGTTCCGCGCGGATCCGGAGATGTATCTTTCGAAGGCGCACCTCGATGCTGTCGAGGATGTCCCGGAAGGTACGATATACACCTGTCCGATGCATCCGGAGATCCGGCAGCCGGGGCCGGGCTCCTGCCCGATATGCGGGATGGCCCTCGAACCCGAAACGGTCACCTTGAACGAGGGCCCCGATCCCGAACTCGTCGACATGCGGCGAAGGTTCTGGTGGAGCGCGCTCTTCACCCTGCCGCTCTTCGCCTATGCGATGGGCGACATGATCCCGTCGCGACCGTTCGATCAGGTCATCGAACCCGCTTTCGCGCAGTGGCTGCAGCTTCTGCTGGCCACTCCGGTGGTGCTTTGGGGCGGCTGGCCCTTCTTCACCCGCGCGCTGCAATCAGTCCGAACCATGAACCTCAACATGTTCACCCTGATCGGCTTCGGCGTTGCCATCGCTTATCTGTTCAGCCTTGTGGCAACCCTCGCCCCGGACATCTTCCCCGAGGCTTTCCGCGATCATGCGGGCCGGGTCGGCGTCTATTACGAGGCCGCAGCGGTTATCACGACCCTCGTGCTGCTCGGGCAGGTGCTCGAGCTTAAGGCGCGCGGATCGACATCGAGCGCCTTGCGAGCGCTTCTCGAACTCGCGCCCCCGACCGCGATGAAGATCTTCGGTCGCGGCGATGAGCGCGAAGTACCGCTCGATGAATTGACGTCGGGGGACCTGCTGCGCGTGCGTCCGGGCGACAAGGTCCCCGTTGATGGCACGCTCGAGGATGGAAGCAGCGCCATCGACGAGTCCATGATCAGCGGCGAGCCCATTCCCGTCAAGAAAAGCGCTGGCGATCCCGTGATCGGAGGCACTGTCAACCAGACCGGCAGCTTCACCATGCGCGCGACGCAGGTCGGCGCGGACACCATGCTCTCGAAGATCGTGCAGATGGTGGCGGAGGCGCAGCGCAGCCGGGCACCGATCCAGCGGCTCGCCGACCAAGTCACCGGATGGTTCGTCCCCATCGTCGTCCTTGTCGCTATCGTGAGTTTTGTCGTCTGGGCCATCTGGGGACCGGCACCGGCCCTTGCCTACGCGCTCGTCAACGCGGTCGCCGTTCTGATCATCGCCTGTCCCTGCGCGCTCGGACTGGCGACGCCAATGTCGATCATGACCGGCACCGGCAAGGGAGCCCAGCACGGCATCCTGATCAAGAACGCCGAAGCGCTCGAAACGCTGGAAAAGATCGATACGCTGGTCGTCGACAAGACCGGAACGCTGACCTGGGGCAAGCCTGATCTTGTCGACGTAAAACCGCAGCCAAATTTCGACGAGCAGGAATTGCTGAGCCTTGTCGCTGCCGTTGAGAGAGGAAGCGAGCATCCGCTCGCCCACGCGATCGTGGAAGGGGCTCAAAACAGGGGCGCTGCCATTCTCGACGCTTCCGATATCGAATCCGTGACCGGCGAAGGTATCCAGGCAAATGTCGACAAGCGCCTGGTCGCGATCGGGAATGAAAAGATGATGGAGCGTATAGGGGCGCTCGAAGAAGGCTGGCGGTCAACGGCGGACGAAGGCCGAAGCCTCGGACAGACGGTGATGTTCGTGGCCGTGGACGGGGCACCGGCAGGCCTTATCGCTGTCGCCGATCCGATCAAGGAAACCAGCCGCACCGCTATTGCCGCGCTGCATGAGCGCGGCATCAAAATCGTAATGCTTACCGGCGACAGCGAAGCCACCGCGCGTGCGGTAGCAAGCCAGGTCGGTATCGACGAAGTCGAAGCGAACGTCTCGCCCGAGGACAAACATCGCAAGATCGAGCAGTTGAAGAGCGAGGGTCGCCGGGTCGCTATGGCCGGCGACGGCATAAACGACGCACCCGCGCTTGCCGCTTCGCATGTCGGCATCGCGATGGGAACGGGTACCGATGTCGCGATCGAAAGCGCGGGCGTGACATTGGTGCGCGGCGACCTCGTCGGCGTTGTTCAGGCGCTCGTCCTGTCTCGGGCCACTATGCGCAACATCAGGCAGAACCTGTTCTTTGCCTTTGCGTATAATGCGCTCGGCATACCGGTCGCAGCAGGTGTCCTCTATCCATGGACCGGGTTGCTTTTGAACCCGATGATCGCGGCCGCAGCGATGAGCCTGTCTTCGGTATCGGTGATCGGCAACGCCCTGCGCCTGCGCGGCCTCGCTCTTCCCAAATTCGATACCTGA
- a CDS encoding multicopper oxidase domain-containing protein, with product MPGIDRPDFKDRRDFMKSAGLAATGFAALPLVGCDTQSRVSLDQRGASNPLAIPRLQAGTIERGERVFRLSLTPGEKEFVPGTPSPTIGIDASYLGPTLEMRRGEQVRFHIDNKLAEDATVHWHGFELPATADGGPHQLVRPGERWSPSFEIRQRASLYWYHSHTHRRAGPQVYAGLAAPIYVRDEEEDRLDLPSRYGVDDIPLVVQDRVIDSSGRLVYPLNMHSRMMGVIGERIYVNGTANAVFDATAGPLRLRLLNGSNARFYTFSLEGDRPMQLIASDGGLLAAPREIRSLTLAPGERAQVIVDLSEGRPLRLNASSPDNAMGMMAGEGGGMMDGGMMGNRTGRERQGRTFSILDMRPSGSSTPVMLPPTLAALAAPDPSLAVRSRRFVLDMGMMGRGMAINGETMDMDVINQRVPVGQWEIWEIANASMMAHPFHIHNVQFRLLDRDGRPPQAEEAGFKDTVIVKPREQVRLLLRFEENTDPDNPYMYHCHILEHEDAGMMGQFVVTAN from the coding sequence ATGCCCGGTATCGACAGGCCCGACTTTAAGGATCGCCGCGACTTCATGAAAAGCGCCGGCCTCGCGGCGACGGGTTTCGCGGCGCTGCCGCTGGTGGGTTGCGACACGCAAAGCAGGGTGTCGCTCGATCAGCGAGGAGCAAGCAATCCTCTTGCCATACCTCGGCTACAGGCCGGAACGATCGAACGGGGCGAGCGTGTCTTTCGCCTGTCCCTGACACCGGGCGAGAAAGAATTCGTGCCCGGCACGCCGTCACCGACGATCGGTATCGACGCATCCTATCTCGGTCCGACCCTCGAAATGCGCCGCGGCGAACAGGTTCGCTTTCATATCGACAACAAGCTTGCCGAGGATGCGACCGTCCACTGGCATGGTTTCGAACTTCCCGCCACCGCGGATGGCGGACCGCACCAACTCGTGCGGCCCGGCGAACGCTGGAGCCCGTCCTTCGAAATACGCCAGCGCGCTTCGCTATACTGGTATCATTCTCATACGCATCGCCGGGCCGGACCACAGGTCTATGCCGGACTTGCTGCCCCGATCTACGTGCGCGACGAGGAAGAGGATCGCCTCGATCTGCCGAGCCGGTACGGTGTAGATGATATCCCGCTCGTCGTGCAGGATCGCGTGATCGACAGCTCAGGCCGCCTCGTTTACCCGCTCAACATGCACTCGCGGATGATGGGGGTGATAGGTGAGCGCATCTATGTGAACGGAACGGCCAATGCCGTTTTCGACGCCACCGCCGGTCCGCTGCGCCTGCGGCTTCTCAATGGATCGAATGCGCGGTTCTACACCTTCTCGCTCGAAGGTGATCGTCCGATGCAACTCATCGCAAGCGATGGCGGCCTGCTTGCCGCACCCCGCGAGATTCGCAGTCTTACCCTTGCCCCAGGCGAACGCGCACAAGTGATCGTCGACCTTTCCGAAGGGCGCCCGCTGCGCCTGAATGCCAGCAGTCCTGATAACGCCATGGGCATGATGGCCGGAGAAGGCGGGGGTATGATGGACGGCGGAATGATGGGAAACCGGACCGGTCGCGAGAGGCAGGGCCGCACCTTTTCGATCCTCGATATGCGTCCCTCCGGATCATCGACTCCAGTGATGCTCCCGCCCACCCTGGCCGCGCTAGCCGCGCCAGACCCCTCGCTCGCCGTTCGCAGCCGCCGTTTCGTACTCGATATGGGCATGATGGGTCGGGGCATGGCGATCAACGGCGAGACCATGGACATGGATGTCATCAATCAGCGCGTACCGGTGGGTCAGTGGGAAATATGGGAAATCGCCAACGCATCGATGATGGCCCATCCCTTTCATATTCATAATGTGCAGTTCCGCTTGCTCGACCGGGACGGTCGGCCTCCGCAGGCGGAAGAGGCGGGCTTCAAGGACACCGTTATCGTCAAGCCACGTGAACAGGTCAGGCTGCTGTTGCGGTTCGAAGAGAATACCGATCCCGACAATCCCTACATGTATCACTGTCATATCCTCGAGCACGAGGACGCAGGCATGATGGGGCAATTCGTGGTCACGGCCAATTAG
- a CDS encoding FTR1 family protein — translation MHRIVSATVHPALRLILLALALCLSVTANAEEPDVRTTWRLLDYIAVDYASAVSEGRVADEFEYREMVEFSDVVARQVAAFPDTKDNQALIRRSDQLRALIANKEPAEQVGRLARALAASLLTAYPVPLAPSQAPDLVRARTLFAQNCASCHGAAGSAPPAAMQALDPPPIDFTDIDRARQRSAFGLYQVITQGLEGTSMASFASLSDEDRWALAFYAGSIAFEDVAKGERIWREDDGIRQLVPDLETLAALTPESLAEEIGEDRALAVMAYLRANPNAVGQANDTGSLAFVRDTLDRSLSAYRAGDREEARQLALSAYLDGFEPLEALLATRDGGLMREVEQALGQFRAGIESGADPSELQQLRARIDSLLARAEGALAPEAASEISTFLGAFTILLREGIEALLVVIAMIAFVKKSQRSEVLPYIHGGWIAALFAGVATWVVATYFVSISGASREMTEGIGALLAAVILVSAGIWMHGKSQAEEWRRYIQEKMGKALSRGSAWFLFGLAFVVVYREAFETILFYAALWNPQSSGIILAGALSAVALLALIAWAMLRYSRKLPITQFFRYSAILIAILALILAGKGVGAFQEAGVLSATFIAGLPRLAELGFFPTVETIGAQLLTLLALIAGFRVSRSPSGPQPAAVEG, via the coding sequence ATGCATCGCATCGTCTCCGCCACCGTCCATCCGGCACTGCGGCTCATTCTGCTGGCGCTTGCGCTGTGTCTGTCCGTCACCGCGAACGCGGAAGAACCCGATGTGCGAACCACCTGGCGTCTGCTCGATTATATCGCGGTCGACTACGCCTCCGCGGTTTCCGAGGGACGTGTTGCCGACGAATTCGAATATCGCGAAATGGTGGAGTTTTCCGATGTCGTGGCGCGGCAGGTCGCTGCATTTCCGGACACTAAAGACAATCAAGCACTCATCCGCCGATCGGACCAGCTGCGAGCTCTGATCGCCAACAAGGAACCTGCCGAGCAAGTTGGGCGCTTAGCGCGCGCGCTGGCAGCCTCGTTGCTGACAGCCTACCCGGTTCCGCTCGCCCCTTCGCAGGCGCCCGACCTTGTCCGCGCCCGCACTCTCTTCGCGCAGAACTGCGCCTCGTGTCACGGCGCCGCCGGAAGTGCGCCACCGGCCGCAATGCAGGCGCTCGATCCCCCGCCGATAGACTTTACCGATATCGACCGGGCACGGCAGCGCAGTGCGTTCGGGCTTTACCAGGTCATCACGCAGGGGCTTGAAGGAACGTCCATGGCCAGCTTCGCATCGCTGTCCGACGAGGATCGCTGGGCGCTTGCATTCTATGCCGGCAGCATTGCTTTTGAAGATGTGGCCAAAGGCGAGCGTATCTGGCGGGAAGATGATGGCATACGCCAGCTTGTCCCCGATCTCGAGACGCTCGCCGCGCTCACACCGGAAAGTCTGGCCGAGGAGATCGGAGAGGACCGTGCGCTCGCCGTCATGGCCTATCTTCGCGCCAATCCCAATGCGGTGGGACAGGCAAATGACACAGGTTCGCTCGCTTTCGTTCGCGATACGCTCGATCGCAGCCTGTCAGCCTATCGGGCTGGCGACCGTGAAGAAGCGCGGCAGCTTGCCCTGTCTGCCTATCTCGACGGGTTCGAACCCCTGGAGGCCCTCCTTGCAACGCGCGATGGCGGTTTGATGCGCGAGGTAGAACAGGCGCTCGGGCAATTTCGGGCCGGAATAGAGTCCGGTGCGGATCCATCCGAACTACAGCAACTAAGGGCTCGCATCGATAGTCTGCTGGCCAGAGCCGAGGGAGCGTTGGCTCCTGAGGCGGCCAGCGAAATCTCGACCTTTCTCGGGGCGTTCACCATCCTGCTGCGCGAGGGGATCGAAGCACTTCTGGTTGTGATCGCCATGATCGCCTTTGTGAAAAAGTCGCAGCGCTCCGAGGTATTGCCCTATATCCATGGTGGCTGGATCGCTGCTCTTTTCGCAGGTGTCGCCACCTGGGTCGTAGCAACCTACTTCGTAAGCATCAGCGGGGCGAGCCGCGAGATGACCGAAGGGATCGGCGCGCTGCTTGCGGCTGTCATTCTCGTATCGGCCGGGATCTGGATGCACGGCAAATCCCAGGCCGAGGAGTGGCGGCGCTATATCCAGGAAAAAATGGGCAAGGCGCTTTCGCGCGGATCGGCATGGTTTCTCTTCGGGCTCGCCTTTGTCGTGGTCTACCGCGAAGCTTTCGAGACTATCCTGTTCTACGCTGCCCTGTGGAACCCGCAGAGCAGCGGCATCATACTGGCAGGTGCCTTGTCGGCAGTAGCGCTGCTGGCGCTCATTGCTTGGGCCATGCTGCGCTACAGCCGCAAACTGCCGATCACCCAGTTCTTCCGCTACAGTGCTATCCTGATTGCGATCCTTGCGCTCATTCTCGCGGGCAAGGGCGTGGGCGCTTTCCAGGAGGCCGGAGTTCTTTCCGCCACTTTCATCGCCGGCTTGCCGCGCCTCGCCGAACTCGGCTTCTTCCCGACTGTCGAGACGATCGGCGCGCAATTGCTCACGCTGCTGGCCCTGATTGCCGGATTTCGGGTAAGTCGATCACCATCGGGACCGCAGCCGGCAGCTGTCGAGGGATAG
- a CDS encoding aldehyde dehydrogenase family protein, with protein sequence MKTIVHNPFDREPVAEVALVDWAQIDEWLSEAQLLHRDRRGWLAVHERIAILRRAADIMRERAEDLALQIVREGGKPLVDARVEAGRAINSVDLCVQALSDGGGHEIPMDLTEAGAGRTAYTFREPIGPVVAISAFNHPLNLIVHQVGPAVAAGCPVLIKPALETPLSCQSFVNILHEVGLPEAWCRFAPCSDDVAERMVTDPRTAFFSFIGSAKIGWMLRSKLAPGTRIALEHGGAAPVIVDSGVERAAVIASLLKGGFYHSGQVCVSVQRVFVPAAELKDFANDLGRAAEKLVVGDPADAETQCGPLIRTEEVDRVERWVDEAIAAGGTLVCGGSRLSDTLFSPTVIVDPPESAKVSQEEIFGPVICVYGYDDIDLAIEQANALPYAFQAAIFTDRLSIANHCIQSLAGLAVMVNDHTAFRVDWMPFAGLRRSGLGVGGIAYTMADMSLEKMAVWNWPAAAS encoded by the coding sequence ATGAAGACGATCGTTCACAATCCGTTCGACCGCGAGCCGGTTGCAGAAGTGGCGCTTGTCGACTGGGCTCAAATCGATGAATGGCTGAGTGAAGCGCAGTTGCTCCACCGCGACCGCCGTGGCTGGCTTGCCGTGCACGAGCGTATTGCTATCCTCCGGCGGGCAGCGGATATCATGCGCGAACGAGCCGAGGATCTGGCTCTCCAGATCGTCAGGGAGGGCGGCAAACCCCTGGTCGATGCGCGCGTGGAAGCCGGTCGCGCGATCAACAGCGTCGACTTGTGCGTTCAGGCGCTCAGCGATGGCGGCGGTCACGAGATCCCCATGGACCTGACAGAAGCGGGTGCGGGAAGGACGGCATATACCTTCCGCGAGCCGATCGGTCCTGTCGTGGCGATCTCGGCATTCAATCACCCCCTCAACCTGATCGTCCATCAGGTTGGACCGGCGGTAGCAGCCGGGTGCCCCGTTCTCATCAAGCCTGCGCTGGAAACGCCTCTGTCATGCCAGAGCTTCGTGAACATTCTCCATGAAGTCGGCCTGCCCGAGGCCTGGTGCCGGTTCGCTCCGTGCAGCGACGATGTCGCCGAAAGGATGGTAACCGATCCGCGCACGGCGTTCTTCTCATTCATCGGTTCTGCGAAAATCGGCTGGATGCTTCGCTCGAAGCTGGCGCCCGGAACCCGCATTGCTCTCGAGCACGGCGGCGCGGCGCCGGTAATCGTGGACAGCGGCGTGGAGCGCGCAGCAGTGATCGCCTCGTTGCTCAAAGGCGGGTTCTATCATTCGGGTCAGGTCTGCGTTTCCGTGCAGCGCGTATTCGTCCCTGCTGCAGAATTGAAAGACTTCGCCAATGACCTAGGGCGAGCTGCCGAAAAGCTGGTCGTGGGCGATCCCGCCGATGCCGAAACCCAATGCGGACCCCTGATCCGAACGGAGGAAGTCGACCGCGTCGAACGCTGGGTCGATGAAGCCATTGCAGCAGGCGGCACCCTGGTCTGCGGGGGAAGCCGTCTGAGTGACACTCTTTTCTCCCCGACCGTCATTGTCGATCCTCCCGAAAGTGCCAAGGTATCCCAGGAAGAAATCTTCGGCCCCGTGATCTGCGTGTATGGCTATGACGATATCGACCTGGCTATCGAGCAGGCCAATGCCCTGCCTTACGCCTTTCAGGCCGCTATATTCACCGATCGGCTGTCAATCGCCAATCATTGCATACAGTCTCTCGCGGGATTGGCTGTGATGGTGAACGACCATACGGCATTCCGCGTCGACTGGATGCCTTTTGCAGGTCTGCGCCGCTCCGGGCTTGGCGTCGGCGGGATCGCCTATACTATGGCGGATATGAGCCTTGAAAAAATGGCCGTCTGGAACTGGCCTGCGGCGGCATCATAG
- a CDS encoding copper-binding protein, producing MRTPTYMILLAAPLALAACDAADDSTGTMMSDEMANSDSMPMSGEMPMAEETGGEQSASAEGKVTDIDPGAGTVTIEHGPVESIGWPAMTMTFEADAQILEQVSVGEGIAFEFRTGTEGSVVTSVTPR from the coding sequence ATGCGTACCCCAACCTACATGATCCTGCTCGCGGCACCGCTGGCGCTTGCAGCTTGCGACGCTGCAGACGACAGCACCGGGACCATGATGTCTGACGAGATGGCGAACTCGGACAGTATGCCCATGTCAGGCGAAATGCCGATGGCGGAGGAGACCGGCGGCGAGCAGAGCGCCAGCGCGGAGGGAAAGGTAACAGACATCGATCCCGGGGCGGGCACCGTGACCATCGAGCACGGTCCGGTCGAAAGTATCGGATGGCCCGCGATGACCATGACCTTCGAAGCCGACGCGCAAATCCTCGAACAGGTCAGTGTCGGTGAGGGAATAGCCTTTGAATTTCGTACTGGAACCGAAGGCAGCGTCGTTACCTCGGTAACGCCGCGATAG
- a CDS encoding helix-turn-helix domain-containing protein — MRIGQLARITGVKSETIRFYEREGILAAPPRTRANYRDYGPAEEARLNFIRRARDLGFSMARIRELLDLSDDADRSCAGIDALARSHLGEVERKIASLEALRTELGRMIAACEQDTVGDCRIIDALAGTAEP; from the coding sequence ATGAGAATTGGTCAACTTGCCCGGATAACCGGCGTCAAATCCGAAACAATCCGCTTCTACGAGCGTGAGGGTATCCTCGCTGCCCCTCCACGCACGCGGGCCAATTATCGCGATTATGGACCAGCAGAGGAAGCGCGCCTTAACTTCATACGGCGCGCGCGTGATCTCGGCTTCTCCATGGCACGCATCAGGGAATTGCTCGATCTCTCCGATGATGCCGACCGGTCCTGCGCGGGCATCGACGCTCTGGCCAGAAGCCATCTCGGCGAGGTCGAGCGCAAGATCGCGAGCCTGGAGGCGTTGCGGACGGAACTTGGGCGTATGATCGCTGCCTGCGAGCAAGACACTGTAGGCGATTGCCGCATCATCGATGCACTTGCGGGTACCGCCGAGCCTTGA
- a CDS encoding cation transporter, with protein sequence MGKTCCGPDEGGANNNDPTWRRILWIALGLNAIMFGVEIVAGIAADSRALQADALDFLGDAANYAISLGVAGMALVWRARAALVKAATMLAFGLWVLGSAIWGFFVGASPDPGTMGAIGSLALAVNLAVAAMLFRYRSGDANMRSVWICSRNDAIGNIAVLAAAIGVFGTGRAWPDLVVASIMAGLAVWGSAEVFKQARGELRST encoded by the coding sequence ATGGGAAAGACCTGCTGCGGTCCCGATGAGGGCGGTGCAAACAACAACGATCCGACATGGCGGCGCATTCTGTGGATCGCGCTGGGCCTTAATGCAATCATGTTCGGTGTGGAGATCGTGGCAGGCATTGCTGCGGATTCGCGCGCCTTGCAGGCCGACGCGCTCGACTTTCTCGGTGATGCGGCAAACTATGCTATCAGTCTCGGCGTAGCGGGCATGGCGCTCGTCTGGCGCGCGCGTGCGGCTCTCGTAAAGGCGGCGACCATGCTGGCTTTCGGCCTGTGGGTGCTCGGCTCGGCCATCTGGGGTTTTTTTGTCGGGGCGTCGCCCGACCCGGGAACGATGGGCGCCATCGGTTCTCTTGCTTTGGCGGTAAATCTCGCCGTCGCCGCGATGCTGTTCCGGTATCGCTCGGGCGATGCGAACATGCGCTCGGTGTGGATCTGTTCGCGCAACGACGCGATCGGTAATATCGCCGTGCTGGCGGCAGCGATTGGCGTTTTCGGCACCGGCCGTGCGTGGCCCGATCTGGTTGTGGCGAGCATCATGGCAGGACTGGCGGTGTGGGGAAGTGCCGAAGTCTTCAAACAGGCACGTGGCGAACTGCGCTCTACCTAA